A region from the Deltaproteobacteria bacterium genome encodes:
- a CDS encoding nucleotidyl transferase AbiEii/AbiGii toxin family protein — MNEAVAKMLERYRRETVNDHLQALREILQEVALLGLWRAKFFERAAFYGGTALRILYGLDRFSEDLDFSLMAPDPAFRIDRYMSQLEEEIAAFGFRVHAERIDKSATTDIESAFLKVDTIRELLIIEAGREIVREIPKGRVLKIKLEVDTDPPAGFATQTRYLLQPIPFAVRVYVLPDLFAGKMHALLCRRWKNRVKGRDWYDLVWYAANHPELNLSHLEIRMRQSGHWKGNAPLSTDAFQSALGEAIDAL; from the coding sequence GTGAACGAAGCCGTTGCGAAGATGCTGGAGCGATACCGGAGAGAGACGGTGAACGACCATCTCCAGGCCCTTCGGGAGATCCTCCAGGAGGTGGCCCTGCTCGGGCTCTGGCGCGCGAAGTTCTTCGAGCGGGCGGCGTTTTACGGCGGGACGGCACTGCGTATTCTCTACGGCCTGGACCGTTTCTCGGAGGACCTCGATTTCTCGCTGATGGCGCCGGACCCGGCTTTCCGAATCGACCGGTATATGTCGCAGTTGGAGGAAGAGATCGCCGCATTCGGCTTCCGGGTGCATGCAGAGAGAATCGACAAATCGGCGACCACCGACATCGAATCGGCGTTCCTGAAGGTCGACACGATCCGGGAGCTGCTGATCATCGAGGCGGGGCGCGAGATCGTGCGCGAGATTCCGAAGGGGAGGGTGCTAAAGATCAAGCTGGAGGTGGACACCGACCCGCCTGCGGGGTTCGCCACGCAGACCCGTTACCTTCTCCAGCCGATTCCGTTCGCCGTGCGTGTGTACGTCCTGCCGGACCTGTTCGCCGGCAAGATGCATGCGCTCCTGTGCAGGCGCTGGAAGAACCGGGTGAAGGGGCGCGACTGGTACGACCTGGTGTGGTATGCCGCGAATCACCCGGAGCTGAACCTGTCCCATCTCGAGATCCGCATGCGGCAGAGCGGGCACTGGAAGGGAAATGCCCCCCTTTCGACCGATGCGTTCCAATCGGCGCTTGGCGAAGCCATCGACGCACT